The sequence below is a genomic window from Streptomyces sp. NBC_00582.
GCCACGGACACCCTCGTGCCCGACGTCGTACAGCTGCAGACGGTCCATGACTTCGTGCGGTGGAACGAGCAGGGGCGTCTGCTCGCCTACAAGCCGGCCGGATTCTCCAAGGTGTACGCCCCCTTCAAGGACCCGCATGGCGGCTGGGTCGCCGTGCAGGTGAGCGCGTTCAGCTTCATGTACGGCCCGGCGGCGGTCGGTTCGGACGTGCCCACGAGCCCGCTCGACCTCATCGACGCCAAGTGGAAGGGAAGGATCGCCTCCTCCTATCCGCACGACGACGACGCGGTCCTGTACCTCTACACGCTCTACGTGCGGAAGTACGGCTGGGACTGGCTGGCGCGACTGGCCGCCCAGGACCTGCAGTTCGCCCGTGGCAGCTACACCCCCAGGGAGGCCGTCACCAGTGGACAGAAGGCCATCGGCGTCGGCGGCTCCGGCGCGCCCCTGGCTTCCGGGCCCGTCAAGTGGGTGCTCCCCGACGGGGCTACGCCCTTCATGTCCTGGGGACAGCGGGCCGCGATCCTGAAGCAGGCCAAGAACCCCACTGCCGCCAAGCTCTACCTCAACTGGCGTCTGTCCACCGGGGAGCAGCAGGCCGCCACCAACGGCTGGTCGGTCCGTACGGACGTCGTTCCGCCGACGGGCCTCAAGCCCGTCTGGCAGTACCCGAACGGCAACCTCGACGGATTCCTCCGCTTCATGGCCGACCGCGCCGCGGTCGAGCGCTGGAAGCAGACGTTCGCTCTCTACTTCGGAGAGGTCAGGGGAGAGCCGTCGCCGGGCTGGCTCGGACTGCACCCGGGCGCCTGATCAGGACTCCTGTCGGAGCCGGGCAGGCCGTACGTTCGACTGAGGGCTGCCTGCCCGGACGGGTACGGGTTGCTCCGGCACGTCCCGTCGCGACGACCACGGCGCGGCCGACCCGCATCGCTCTCTGAGCCGCGCCGCGGCCCGGCACCGACGCGCTGCCCATCGTCGGGGAGCGACGAGAGGGCGCCAGGTGCCAGGAGCGTCATCGCCGTCGTCGGCGATGACGCCGGCGCGGCGGCCGGTCGGCAGCGCGGAGAACGCGCACCCACCCCAGTCAAGTGGAACGGGCGGGCCATTTCTGCTGTACGCTCGGCGCCGATGGAACCGGGAAGGCCGGTCCACTTATGGAGAGGTGATGTCATGCGCGCGGTTATGGTGGACTCGGTTCCGGCGAATCCAGCCGTGAGCGACGTGGAGACCCCCGACCCCGAGGCCGGAGAACTGCTGGTGAAGGTGGCCGCCACCTCGTTGAACGGGATCGACGTCGCCACCACCGCCGGCTACCTGCAGGGGATCATGGAGCACCGGTTCCCGCTGGTGCTCGGCAAGGACTTCGCGGGCACCGTCGAGGCACTCGGCGAGGGCGTGGACGGCTTCGAGGTCGGCGACGCGGTGTTCGGCGTGGTGATGAAGCCGTTCCTGGGCGGCGGATCGCTGGCCGAGTACGTCACCGTGCCCGCCGGACACGGCGTCATCCGCATCCCCGCCGGTCTCGCGGTGGTGGACGCCGGTGCGCTGGGCGTGGCCGGGGCGACCGCGGTGGACAGTCTCGACGCCGTGGCACTGGCCGAGGGCGAGACGGTGCTGATCTCCGGTGCCGGCGGTGGGGTGGGGTCGCTGGCCGTGCAACTCGCCGTGGCCCGCGGTGCGAGGGTGATCGCCACCGCTCGCCCCGGCGCGCAGACCGACTTCGTCACCGGCCTGACCGACACCGAGGCCGACGTCCACGTGGTCGACTTCACCGGCGACCTTCGGGCTCAGGTCCACGCGATCGCCCCGGACGGTGTGGACGCGGTGCTGCACCTGGCGGGCGACGGCGCAGAGCTCGCCGGCCTGCTGCGACCGGGCGGTCGGATCGCCTCACCCGCCGGTCTGACCCAGGACGCCGTGAAGGACCCGGACGTCACCGTCCACCCGATCATGGCCGATCCGAACGCGTCGACCCTGACCGCCCTGGCCGAGCAGGCCGCGTCCGGGTCGCTGCGCGTGCCGGTCACCGCGACCTACCCCCTTGAGCGGGCCACGGAGGCGTTCACCGCCTTCACCTCCGGCACCCCCGGCAAGATCGCCGTCGCCTGCTCCTGAGATCCCATTAGTGACGGAGAGAGTTCAGCAGGAACTGACCGGCACCGGCGTTCACGCCGCGCACGTGGCGATCAACGTCCGGATCGGCGGAGGCGGCCCGGAGGGCTTCCCGACGGCCACGCCCGACGAGATCGCCCCCCTGTACTGGGACCTGCACGACCTGCGCGACCGCTCCGAGGCCGTCTTCACCGCCTGACCGGCCCGCCCACCCCGCTCCCGGGACCACCGCTCCCTCCCCACCCCGGCCCCCTCTGCCAAGGAACCCGTATATGAACGTCTTCTTGTGGATAGCCCAGGCCGTGCTGGCCGCCATGTTCGCCATGGCGGGCGTCATGAAAACCAGCCAGCCCAAGGAGAAGCTGGTCGGCCGGCTGCCCTGGACGGCCGACTTCTCCCAAGGCACCATCCGCCTCATCGGCATCGTGGAATTCGCCGCCGCGCTCGGCTTGATCCTGCCCGCGGCCACCGGCATCGCCCCCGTGCTGACCCCGCTGGCCGCGACCGGTCTGGCCGTGGTGATGGTGCTGGCCGCGATCACCCACGCCCGCCGCAAGGAACCCGGCGCGATCGCCTTCAACGCCGTCCTGCTGATCCTGGCCGCCCTGGTGGCCTGGGGCCGCTTCGGCCCCTACGGCTTCTGATCCCCCTCCGCGAGCGAAAGGATCCGCTGTGACCAGCATGTCGTTCACCGACGCGGTACGCACGTGCCTCACCGCCAAGTACGCCACGTTCTCCGGTCGCGCCCGGCGCGCGGAGTACTGGTGGTTCTCGGTGCTGTACGTGATCGCCACCGTTGTGATCGCCGGGACCAGCCTCGCGATCGAGGTCCCGCTGCTGAATCTTCTCCTGCTTCCGTTCATCGTGCCCATGCTCACCGTCTCGGTCCGCCGGTTGCACGACACCGGCAAGTCGGGCCGGAGGATGTTCATCGCCCTGATCCCGGTCGTCGGCCCGATCATCTATCTCGTCGGCATGGCACTCGACAGCACCCCGGGCACCAACCAGTACGGCCCCTCTCCCAAGATCGTCGCGCACCCTGTCGTCTGAACCGGTCGCGCACATGACGGGCTCGCCGCCACCCCGTCGGCTCGGCGTGCGAGCGGACCTTGCCGGTTTCCGGTCCAGGCGGAGGCCGACCCGGACATCGGCGCACCGGACCCACCCCGACGGGGCACACCACGGCAGCTCGGCCTCGACACTTCACCACACCGTCTCGTCGGCCCGCTCACCACCGAGGGCAGAGCCTGCGCCAGGGTGCGGGCCGGGTCCCGCGGACCGGGCTCTTCGGTGGATGCCGGTGTCGACCGCCGCGCTCGATCCGGATCAGCACTGGCCCGGACATCGGCGTCCGGGACCTGCGTCATGGTCAGTGGGGCTCGCGGATGACGGCGACGCCTCCCGGTGGGACGCTGACGGTGCCGGAGACCGGCCTGCCGGTGAGGAGTTCGACGCCTTCGGCGGGTGCTTCCGCGCCCTTCCCGGTGTGGTCGACGAGGAACAGGTAGTCGGCCACCGGGCCGCGGCGTCTGACGACCTCGATCCCGGCGGGCGCCTCGTGTTCCGGTGTGACGTCGGCGTCCTGGCGGATGCGGTGGAGCAGGGCGGCGAGTGTGTCCTGGTCGGGGTGGGTGGCCACATACCAGGCGATGCCGTCGCCGTGCCGGTGGCGGGTGACGGCGGGATGGCCCGACAGGGGGCCGTCGGCGTAGAGGGCGACGGCCTGCGCGCCCGTGAGCTGAATGCGTTCGGACCAAAGATCGGCGGTGGCGCCGACAGGGACGTCGCCGGTCAGGCCGGTCGTCTCTCCCGGCAGCAGGGGGAAGAGCTCGTCGGTGATCACTCCGAGCACCTCGCGGAACGCGCCGGGGTAGCCCCCCAGGTACACGTGGGCGTTCTCGTCGACCATGCCGCTGTGGAAGCCGACGGCCAGGGTGCCTCCGTTCTCGGCGAACCGTGTGAGGTTCGCCGCGGCCGCCTCGCTCACCAGGTACAGCGACGGTGCCAGAACGAGTTTGTAGCGGTCGAGTCGGGGGTCGTCGGGGCGTACGAAGTCGACGGAGACTCCGGCCCGCCACAGGGGGGTGTACCAGTCCCTTACCAGGTCCTGGTAGCGCAGCTCGCCGCTGGGCTGGGAGGGCAGTTCCAGTGCCCACCGCGCGTCCCAGTCCCACACGATCGCCACCTGCGCCACGACCGTGGAGTCCCGTACCTCGGCCAACGCCCGCAGATCCGAGCCGAGTTGGACGACGTCCCGCCAGATCTGGCTGTCCGTTCCGGCGTGCGGGAGCATCGCCGAGTGCCACTGCTCGGCGCCGGCCTTCGCCGCCCGCCACTGGAAGAACGCGATGCCGTCGGCGCCATGGGCCACGTGGGCCAGAGCGTTGCGCCGCATCTCTCCAAGCCGCTTGGCCCGGTTGACCGGTTGCCAGTTGACGGCACCGGGCGAGTGCTCCATGAGGAACCACGGTCCACCCGCGAGTGACCGCATGAGGTCGCCGTTGAGCGCGATGTCGATCTCGGCTTCCGGGTCGTCGGACATCAGGTAGTGGTCGTTGGAGAGGATGTCCAACTCCGGTGCCCAACGCCAGTAGTCGAGGGCGTCGATGGTGCGCAGGACCAGGAAGTTGGTGGTCGCGGGTGTGTCCGGAGCGGCCCGGCGCAGTACCTCGCGTTCGGCCGTGCACAGGGAGAGGAGTTCGTCGGAGCAGAATCGACGCCAGTCGAGTCGGTGGGTGGGGTTCGGGGGAGCCGTGGTGGCGCGGGGCGGCAGGATCTGGTCCCACGAGGAGTACCACTGGCTCCAGAAGGTGGTGCCCCAGGCGCGGTTGAGGGCGTCCAGATCGTCGTCGTAGCGGGCTCGCAGCCAGGTGCGGAAGGCTGCGGCGCTGGTGTCGCAGTAGCAGGCGTCGTTGTGGCAGCCGTACTCGTTGTGGACGTGCCACATGGCGACGGCCGGGTGGGTGGCGTACCGCTCGGCGAGGGCTTCGGCGATCCGCAGTGCCGTTCGGCGGTAGGCGGGGCTCGACGGGCAGAACGTCTGGCGACTGCCGTACGACAGTCGGCGCCCGTCCTGGTCGACCGGCAGTGCCTCCGGGTGGGCCTCGAAGAACCAGGCCGGCGGGGCGGCTGTGGGGGTGGCCAGATCTGCGTCGATGCCGTTCTCGTGGAGGAGGTCGAGGATCCGGTCCATACGGGAGAAGTCGTACACACCCTCGGACGGCTCGAGGAGCGCCCAGGAGAAGATGCCGACGCTGACCATGTTCACCCCGGCCTCGCGCATCAGGCGCATGTCCTCGGCCCATACCTCCTCGGGCCACTGCTCGGGGTTGTAGTCACCCCCGTAGGCGATACCGGGGATGCGAAGGCGGCGTTGAGTACTCACTGGTGGTGCTCCGAGATAGCAGAGACAGGTGGCTTGATGGGGGGTCAGCCCTTGTTGGCGCCGAGGGTCAGTCCGCTGACGAACTGCCGCTGGAGCGCGAAGTACACGATCAGGGTGGGGATCGCGGTGAGCAGGGCGCCTGCGGCGACCAGGTTGGGGTCGGTGAAGTACTGGCCGGAGAGGTTGTTCAGGGCCGAGGTGATCGGCATGTTCTCACCGGTGGAGATCAGCACGATCGCCCAGAAGAAGTCGTTGTAGATCCAGATGGACAGCAGGGTGGCGAGGGCGGCCATGGCCGGTTTGCACAGCGGGAGCACGATCTGCCAGTACAGGCGCCATACGGAGGCGCCGTCGACGAGGGCGGCCTCGGTGAGCTCGTGGGGCAGGGAGCGCATGTAGTTGCTGAGCACGAAGGCGCAGAAGCCGGACTGGAAGGCGACGTGGATGAGGACCAGGCCGAGTGCGGAGTCGTACAGCTTGCCGCTCATGGTGATGCCGGGCAGGTCCACGAGCAGGTAGAGCCGGTACAGGGGGGTGATGATGACCTGCTGCGGCAGGAGGTTGCCCGCGGTGAAGACCAGGAGCAGGAAGAGGTTGACCCGGAAGTCGAAGCGGCTGACGTAGAACGCCACGCAGGACGACAGGAACAGGGTCAGCAGCACCGCGGGGACCGCGATGAGCAGCGTGTTCCCGAAGTAGTGCGTCATGTCGGACTGGGTGAAGGCGTTGGTGAAGTTGTCCAGGCTCAGTTTGTCGGGCCAGGAGACGTAGCCCTTCTCGCTGGTCTCGGAGTACGGCCGCAGCGCCGCGAACAGTGCCCACAGCAGCGGCGCGAGCCAGGCCAGGGACGTGACGATGAGGAAGGTGTGCAGCAGGATCCGGGCGGGGCGCACGGGGGTGCGCTGCTTCAGGGGCAGGGCGGGGGTGCTCATGCGCTCCGCTCCTTGCGGAAGGTGGAGATCAGATACGGGATGATCACGGCGAGGGAGATGACCAGCAGGACGACGGCGATGGCTGAGCCGTATCCGATGCGGCTGGACTCGCCGATGATGTTGTTGGTGACCAGGATCGAGAGCAGTTCGGTGCCCTGGGCGCCCTTGTTGAAGACGAAGACGAGGTCGAAGGCGCGCAGTGCCTCGATGATCGTGACGACCAGGACGACGGTGTTGGTGGGGCGCAGGGTGGGGAAGACGACGTTCTTGAACGTCTGCCACTCGTTGGCGCCGTCCAGGGAGGAGGCCTCGCGCAGGGAGGGGTCGACGCCCTTGAGGCCGGCCAGGTAGAGGATCATCATGTAGCCGGTGTGGCGCCAGCAGGCGGCGACGAGGATGGCCCACAGGTTGAGGTGCGGGTCGCCGATCCAGTCGATGTAGTGGCCGGGTTTGTTGGCGCCGATGATGCTGTTGATCAGGCCGGTGTCGGGGTTGTAGACGAGCTGCCAGACGAATCCGGTGACCGCGAGGGAGACCACGACCGGGAGGAAGTAGGCGGTCTGGTAGACGCGGCTGAAGCGGATGTTCTTGTCGAGCTGGACCGCGAGGAAGAGCCCGAGCGGGGTCGGGATCAGGATCAGCACGACGAACCAGATGACGTTGTGCTGGACGGCGGGCCAGAACTGCGGGTTGTTGGTGAACAGCTCCTTGAAGTTGTCCAGCCCCACCCACTTGATGGAGTCGAAGCCGATGCCGTCCCAGGTGGTGAAGGCCAGGGCGATGGAGGCGAGGGCGGTGACCCAGACGAGGGTCACGTGCAGGATCGTCGGCACCCCGGCCATGAGGCCGAGGGTGAGCCGGTCGCGGCGGGTCAGCAGACGGCGGTGGCCCTGCGGAACCCGCTTCTTGGGGGATGCGTTGCCCGGAGGCGGCACCGTGGCCGCCTCGCGGGTCTTCGTGACGTCGATGGTCATGATGCTGGCAGGACTCCCGACTACGAGGACGCGAAGATCGTCTTCTTCTGCCGCTCGATCGAGGTGAGCAGGCTGTCGATCCCCTTCGGGTCGCGGACGAACTTCTGCAGCGCGGGCTGCATGACCGTGGAGGTGAAGTCGGGGCGGCTGTCGCGGTCCATGAACTGCGTCAGGCTCTTCGCGCCCGAGATCATCTCGAAGGCCTTCTTCTGCAGGGCGGTGTACGAGGAGGTGTCGGCCTTGGAGGAGGCGGCCACCAAGCTCGGATCGGCCTTGAGGTAGATCTGCTCGGCCTCCGGGGTGCCCAGGAACTCCAGCAGCTTCACCGCGCCGTCGTGGTTCTTCGGATTCTTGCTGACCATGAAGCCGTCGGTGGGGGCCTCGACGGTGTCCTGGCCGAACTCCGAGTTGATCTCCGGGAAGGCGAAGAAGTCGAGGTCGTCCAGGTCCGCCTTGTCGGTGAACTGCTGGGCGACGAAGGTACCGAGGAGGTACATGCCGGCCTTCTTCGACACCAGCGTCTGGGCGGCGTCCTGCCAGGTACGGCCCAGCGAGCCCTCCTGGTGGTACGGCAGCAGCTCGGCCCACTGGTCGAAGACGTCCCTGACCTTCGCGTCGGTCCAGGAGGCCCTGCCCGCCATCAGCTCGACGTGGAAGTCGTAGCCGTTGAGCCGGAAGTTGATCTGGTCGAAGGTGCCCATCGCCGGCCAGGCGTCCTTGTCGCCGAACGCGATCGGGACGAGGCCGTCCTTCTTCATTCGCTTGCAGAGCACCACCAACTGGTCCCAGGTGGCTGGAACTTCGTAGCCGTGCTGCTGGAAGACGCTCTTGCGGTAGAAGACCGCCCAGGGGTACGTCGTGATCGGCACGAGGTAGTACTTGCCGTCCGCGCCCTTGCTGAGCTTCTTCATCGCGTCGGGGAAGTTGCCGCCGATCTTCGCCCACACGTCGTCGATCGGCGAGGCGAGCCCCTTGGCCGCGAAGAACTGCATGCGGTAGCCGGCGAACCAGTTGAACACGTCGTCCGGGGTGCCCTGGAGGTAGGTGTTGATCTGCTCCTGGAACGTGTTGTGGTCCTTGGTGTTCACGTCGACCGCGATCCCGGACTGCTTCTTGAAGGCCGCGTAGACGTCGGCGAACGCCTTCTTCGGCACCGCGTCCGACGCGTTGGAGCCGAGGCTGACCGTCTTCGGGTCGGAGGAGCTGCCGCTGCCGCCTCCACAGGCGGACAGCAGCGGTATGGCGGCGCCGAGCAGAGCGGCCCCACCGAGACCGCGCAGCACGGCGCGGCGGCTGGAACCAGGCAGGGGCTGACCGTGGGATGAAAGGTGCATTTCGGCTCCTGGGAGGCTGTCATGGCCCCGGTATGGCGCTTTGGCGTAAGGGGAGGGCATGACGGGAAGCGGTCGGCGATGCGACCAGAAACGAACGTGATCGGACAGATCCGATAGATCGACGCGTCGAAGAGTGAATCTTCTGGGGACTCGCTGTCAAGGCCCTCCGGCGAACACATCGGGCTGATCGTCTCTTGCGCTGTTGATGAGCTGGGAGTGGAAGAAATGCTGCGTCCGCCCTTGACGTGCGGCCGTCCGGCTGACTAGATATGACCGCGCGGTCAGTGACCGCGCGGTCATACAGCTGACCTCGCCCGAAGCGAGTACCGTAGGCGGAGGCGGCGGGCGGCAGGCATACGGCCGACAGGAGTTCTCATGACACCAGTGGCAGGGCGCGGCGCGGGTTCTCCGGCACCGCGCAGCGCGGACGTGGCCCTCGCGGCAGGCGTTTCACGCAAGACGGTGTCGCGTGTCCTCAACGGCGAGCCGTATGTGTCCGACGAGGTCCGGCAACGCGTCCTCGGTGCCGCCGAGAAACTCGGATACCGGCTGAACCATGCGGCCAGGGCACTGGCCTCCGGGCGGAACCGATCCATCGGTGTCGTCGCCCTGGGGACGGCCGGGTACGGCACCGCCATGCTCCTGGTGGGCATCGAGACGGCCGTGCGCGACGCCGGGTACGCGTTGCGCGTGGTCAATACGCCGGACGGGGCCCCCGAAGGCATCGCCGGCGCGGTGATGTCGTTGCTGGAACAGGGAGTTGACGGGATCGTCGTCTCCGAGCCCGTCGTGGAGGGAGAGGTCTCCGTCCGCATCGACGTACCGGTGCTGTTCCTGGGCGCACCGGCGTCCTTCCCCTCGGCGAGGACCTTGACGGTGGGCGTCGGCGCCCATGCGCTGGCACGGGCGGCCACTGATCATCTGCTGGATCTGGGGCACCCGACCGTCCACCATCTCGCCGGTCCCCGCCGCTGGTACGCGTCCACGGACCGTATCGACGGCTGGCGGGCGGCGTTGGCGGCAAGAGGGGCGCCGGAACCGCCCGTGATCCAGGGGGACTGGTCACCCGAATCCGGCTACGCGGCGGGCCGTGCGCTGGCCGCGGACAGCTCGGTGACGGCGGTGTTCGCGGCGGGCGACGAGATGGCCATCGGTCTGATCCACGCCCTGCGGGAGGCCGGCCGACGGGTGCCCGAGGACATCAGCGTCATCGGTTTCGACGGCAACCCCGTCTTCGCCTATGTCAGTCCACCCCTGACCACCGTGCGTCAGCCTTTCGACGCCGCGGCGCGGGAAGGAATTCGGCTGCTGGTGCACACCATCGAAGAGCCGGACACCGAGCCGCCCGCCGCGAGCGAGCCACCGGTCGATCTCGTCGTCCGAGGCTCGACCGCACCTCCGCCGTCCCACCAGGGTTAGGCGGCACCTCGCACCACCCGAATGGTCTGCCTCCGGCCGCCGCAGGCGCAAGCCGCCCGCCGGAGCGTCGATCTGCGCAGCCCGACGACCGTCTCACCTTGACGACTGTCCGACGCCCTCGTCGCGTCGGCGTGAGGCGGAGCAGCTGCCCGGCACGGCCATGCCGACCGGCGTCACCCCTCGTCTCGGCCGTTCCTGTCCGGCAACGTCGAGGACCAGCTCTGGAAGATCGTCCGCATCAACTGAGCGGCGGCGCCGTACGCGGAGAGCGGGCGTGTACTGACGCCCGCTCTCCGAGCTGTCCATGTTCCGGACGTCCATGATGAACCCGCCACCGTGGACGTACGGCAGGCCGTGGCGTCGGGCGGGCGCCCCCGGGCCCGGGGACGGTGACATCGCGGGTACGGATCGCGATGTCCGGCTCGTAGGACGGCAGTCCGTCGCGGACGGCAGCCTGCGTTCCGGGCTGCCGGAGCGCGCCGCCGCGGTCGACCACTGCGGCGGCGCGCCCCGAATCGACGCAGCAGGGCACGGCCGGCTGCGCTAGAGGCTGAAGACGAGTTCGGCCTGGTCGCGCTTGGTGGTGTGCAGATCCCAGTAGACGGGGGAGATCTCCTCGGGCTGGGCCGTCGGGAAACCGGGAACGGCCGGGGTGCCGATCGAGACGTCGATGCCGACGTGGGCGGCCTGGATCCCGGTGCCGTCCAGTTCCTTGTGCAGGTTGATCACCCAGTTGCGGAGCGCCGCGGCGGCGGCGTTGACGTTGCCGACCTGCGGTACCGGGTCGATGGAGCCCGCGCCGGTGGTGTAGAGCAGGGTGCCCGAACCGGCCTCCCGCATCGCGGGCAGT
It includes:
- a CDS encoding ABC transporter substrate-binding protein, with the protein product MHLSSHGQPLPGSSRRAVLRGLGGAALLGAAIPLLSACGGGSGSSSDPKTVSLGSNASDAVPKKAFADVYAAFKKQSGIAVDVNTKDHNTFQEQINTYLQGTPDDVFNWFAGYRMQFFAAKGLASPIDDVWAKIGGNFPDAMKKLSKGADGKYYLVPITTYPWAVFYRKSVFQQHGYEVPATWDQLVVLCKRMKKDGLVPIAFGDKDAWPAMGTFDQINFRLNGYDFHVELMAGRASWTDAKVRDVFDQWAELLPYHQEGSLGRTWQDAAQTLVSKKAGMYLLGTFVAQQFTDKADLDDLDFFAFPEINSEFGQDTVEAPTDGFMVSKNPKNHDGAVKLLEFLGTPEAEQIYLKADPSLVAASSKADTSSYTALQKKAFEMISGAKSLTQFMDRDSRPDFTSTVMQPALQKFVRDPKGIDSLLTSIERQKKTIFASS
- a CDS encoding DUF805 domain-containing protein gives rise to the protein MSFTDAVRTCLTAKYATFSGRARRAEYWWFSVLYVIATVVIAGTSLAIEVPLLNLLLLPFIVPMLTVSVRRLHDTGKSGRRMFIALIPVVGPIIYLVGMALDSTPGTNQYGPSPKIVAHPVV
- a CDS encoding beta-galactosidase; the encoded protein is MSTQRRLRIPGIAYGGDYNPEQWPEEVWAEDMRLMREAGVNMVSVGIFSWALLEPSEGVYDFSRMDRILDLLHENGIDADLATPTAAPPAWFFEAHPEALPVDQDGRRLSYGSRQTFCPSSPAYRRTALRIAEALAERYATHPAVAMWHVHNEYGCHNDACYCDTSAAAFRTWLRARYDDDLDALNRAWGTTFWSQWYSSWDQILPPRATTAPPNPTHRLDWRRFCSDELLSLCTAEREVLRRAAPDTPATTNFLVLRTIDALDYWRWAPELDILSNDHYLMSDDPEAEIDIALNGDLMRSLAGGPWFLMEHSPGAVNWQPVNRAKRLGEMRRNALAHVAHGADGIAFFQWRAAKAGAEQWHSAMLPHAGTDSQIWRDVVQLGSDLRALAEVRDSTVVAQVAIVWDWDARWALELPSQPSGELRYQDLVRDWYTPLWRAGVSVDFVRPDDPRLDRYKLVLAPSLYLVSEAAAANLTRFAENGGTLAVGFHSGMVDENAHVYLGGYPGAFREVLGVITDELFPLLPGETTGLTGDVPVGATADLWSERIQLTGAQAVALYADGPLSGHPAVTRHRHGDGIAWYVATHPDQDTLAALLHRIRQDADVTPEHEAPAGIEVVRRRGPVADYLFLVDHTGKGAEAPAEGVELLTGRPVSGTVSVPPGGVAVIREPH
- a CDS encoding LacI family DNA-binding transcriptional regulator, translated to MTPVAGRGAGSPAPRSADVALAAGVSRKTVSRVLNGEPYVSDEVRQRVLGAAEKLGYRLNHAARALASGRNRSIGVVALGTAGYGTAMLLVGIETAVRDAGYALRVVNTPDGAPEGIAGAVMSLLEQGVDGIVVSEPVVEGEVSVRIDVPVLFLGAPASFPSARTLTVGVGAHALARAATDHLLDLGHPTVHHLAGPRRWYASTDRIDGWRAALAARGAPEPPVIQGDWSPESGYAAGRALAADSSVTAVFAAGDEMAIGLIHALREAGRRVPEDISVIGFDGNPVFAYVSPPLTTVRQPFDAAAREGIRLLVHTIEEPDTEPPAASEPPVDLVVRGSTAPPPSHQG
- a CDS encoding DoxX family protein, with product MNVFLWIAQAVLAAMFAMAGVMKTSQPKEKLVGRLPWTADFSQGTIRLIGIVEFAAALGLILPAATGIAPVLTPLAATGLAVVMVLAAITHARRKEPGAIAFNAVLLILAALVAWGRFGPYGF
- a CDS encoding carbohydrate ABC transporter permease, producing the protein MSTPALPLKQRTPVRPARILLHTFLIVTSLAWLAPLLWALFAALRPYSETSEKGYVSWPDKLSLDNFTNAFTQSDMTHYFGNTLLIAVPAVLLTLFLSSCVAFYVSRFDFRVNLFLLLVFTAGNLLPQQVIITPLYRLYLLVDLPGITMSGKLYDSALGLVLIHVAFQSGFCAFVLSNYMRSLPHELTEAALVDGASVWRLYWQIVLPLCKPAMAALATLLSIWIYNDFFWAIVLISTGENMPITSALNNLSGQYFTDPNLVAAGALLTAIPTLIVYFALQRQFVSGLTLGANKG
- a CDS encoding ABC transporter substrate-binding protein, with translation MTSLPSRRRLLVTGAGAALGLGAAAATASPAAASANAPESVGGEETRTLDELYQAALAEGGKLVIYAGGDVSTQADGLRSGFKSRFPGIDLTVVVDYSKYHDVRVDNQFATDTLVPDVVQLQTVHDFVRWNEQGRLLAYKPAGFSKVYAPFKDPHGGWVAVQVSAFSFMYGPAAVGSDVPTSPLDLIDAKWKGRIASSYPHDDDAVLYLYTLYVRKYGWDWLARLAAQDLQFARGSYTPREAVTSGQKAIGVGGSGAPLASGPVKWVLPDGATPFMSWGQRAAILKQAKNPTAAKLYLNWRLSTGEQQAATNGWSVRTDVVPPTGLKPVWQYPNGNLDGFLRFMADRAAVERWKQTFALYFGEVRGEPSPGWLGLHPGA
- a CDS encoding NADP-dependent oxidoreductase gives rise to the protein MSDVETPDPEAGELLVKVAATSLNGIDVATTAGYLQGIMEHRFPLVLGKDFAGTVEALGEGVDGFEVGDAVFGVVMKPFLGGGSLAEYVTVPAGHGVIRIPAGLAVVDAGALGVAGATAVDSLDAVALAEGETVLISGAGGGVGSLAVQLAVARGARVIATARPGAQTDFVTGLTDTEADVHVVDFTGDLRAQVHAIAPDGVDAVLHLAGDGAELAGLLRPGGRIASPAGLTQDAVKDPDVTVHPIMADPNASTLTALAEQAASGSLRVPVTATYPLERATEAFTAFTSGTPGKIAVACS
- a CDS encoding carbohydrate ABC transporter permease yields the protein MTIDVTKTREAATVPPPGNASPKKRVPQGHRRLLTRRDRLTLGLMAGVPTILHVTLVWVTALASIALAFTTWDGIGFDSIKWVGLDNFKELFTNNPQFWPAVQHNVIWFVVLILIPTPLGLFLAVQLDKNIRFSRVYQTAYFLPVVVSLAVTGFVWQLVYNPDTGLINSIIGANKPGHYIDWIGDPHLNLWAILVAACWRHTGYMMILYLAGLKGVDPSLREASSLDGANEWQTFKNVVFPTLRPTNTVVLVVTIIEALRAFDLVFVFNKGAQGTELLSILVTNNIIGESSRIGYGSAIAVVLLVISLAVIIPYLISTFRKERSA